In Candidatus Neomarinimicrobiota bacterium, the genomic stretch GCAGTGACGAATGCTTGGAAACGTGTGGGTGTCTCTTAGCTATAGACTCAAGTAGCTCACATCGGTTTGACGACGTAACGTCGCTATTTGCAACTTCCACGGACTGAAGCGGGATCATCACACCATGAACGATCCGATTTTCCTGTCACGCAGCGGCCAGATTATTTTCAGGGATCTCCAGCGCGTGATCACTACTCATCAGGTCAACCTTGTTGGTTCTTTGCTAAAGGAAGTTGAAGGCCTGGTAGAGCAGGGCTATTATGCAGCCGGATTCCTATCGTTTGAAGCCGCACCGGCCTTCGATCCTGCTTTCAAAGTCCATGAAGCGGGCGAATTCCCGCTCCTCTGGTTTGGGATTTATGCGCAAAAGGAAACCACAAAACCGCGGAAAGATCCAGCCCAGATCAATATTGCGAAATCTCCGTGGCGCCCCCTCATGTCCCCAGCTACTTATCATGCGGCGTTTGATGTTATTAAAAGCAGTATAAGAGAGGGACAGACCTATCAAGTTAACCTGACCTTTCCACTCGAGGGTACCTTGGATGGCTCTCCGCAGGAATTGCTATATGGCATGTTTGAGGCCCAGCCTGTGGACTACGCGGCCTACTTGGACGGAGGAGCTAATGATATCATATCGCTTTCTCCGGAGTTATTTTGGAAACTGGATGGTAGCCGCATTGTTAGCAAGCCCATGAAGGGCACCCGTCCTCGGGGTCAGCATGGGCACGAGGATCGGGAATTAGCTCATGAGCTGCAAAATTCTCCTAAGGAAATGGCCGAAAATCTCATGATTGTGGATATGATGCGCAACGACCTGGGAAAGATCGCCAAAACCGGATCGGTCAAGGTGGATAAGATCTTCGAACTGGAAGATTTCCGGACCGTTTGGCAAATGACCTCCACAATCTCCGCCGAAGTCGACGTGAGCATCCCATTAATCATGCGTCATCTCTTTCCCCCGGCCTCGGTTACAGGAGCCCCGAAAATCAAGACCTTGGAATTGATACATACTGTTGAGCCCTATCCCCGTCAGGTTTATTGTGGTACGATAGGTTGGTGGGCTCCCGACCGACAGGCCTGCTTCAATGTAGCCATCAGAACCCTGATCCGGGAAAGAGCGAATAACAGCACCAGATATTCCGTTGGAAGCGGCATCACTTGGGATTCTGATGGTGAACAAGAGTATAAAGAATGCCTAATGAAGGCTGCAATGTTGAATATCTGATCACCGACCTCTGTTCGGCGTCTCAGGAAATTGACCTATAGTGTCCCGTGGTGACCAGTAGCTATGGTAACGACGGATTATTCCCATCCCATCAAGATGGCGCTGCTGAAGTAGTTGGAAATCGAAAAGGGGATCTTGCACCAGACGTTTGGGTTATGAGCCCGACGATTGGTCAATAAAAACAGTAGTTTAGGATGTCACTGTGCCCTGAGTGTGCCTCACGGCTGAGATAGTTGGTATCTGCCAACCTGACAGGAACCCCCACGGGTCAGAGATCTGTGGGGCTTTTGCATTTGGGCGGGATGGAGAGATCCTTGCCCGAGAGGCAACGATCAACTAAGGATCACATCCGAGGAGGCGTCTGCTAAACCTTGGAAACGCAAAATGCATCTCTTAGTTTTAGGCCCGAGTAGCTCACATTGTTCTGACGACGTACATGAAGAATACGATGGAGATTATTGAACACCTGTACTCAAGGCTTGAGGAGCAGGTGCCGCAGGCCCGTGAACGGTTGGGGCGACCCCTGGCACTCACTGAGAAGATCTTATTCGCCCACCTCGCCAGAGGATTGGCAGCTAGCCTGCCCCAGCGCGGCGTCACGTATGCCTATCTTGATCCCGACCGTGTCGCCCTTCAGGATGCCACTGCCCAGATGGCGCTGCTGCAATTCATGCGCAGCGGCCGGGACACGACCGCCGTGCCCACCACGGTTCATTGCGATCACCTGATCCGCGCCCAGGTGAATGCGAGTAGCGACCTGTCCAAGGCCCTGAGAGATAATGATGAGGTTTACGCATTCCTCAGGAGCGCGTCCAACAAGTACGGCATCGGATTCTGGAGGCCGGGCTCAGGTATCATTCACCAGGTCGTGCTGGAGAACTACGCCTTTCCCGGCGGTCTCATGATTGGCACCGACTCCCACACGCCCAACGCCGGTGGGCTGGGGATGCTGGCCATCGGTGTGGGCGGAGCGGACGCGGTGGACGTCATGGCGGGGATGCCCTGGGAGCTGCGCTGGCCCGGCCTTATTGGCGTGCACCTCACCGGCGCGCTACAGGGCTGGACTTCGCCCAAAGACGTGATTCTGAAGCTGGCCGGCATCCTCACCGTGAAAGGCGGCACCGGCAAGATTATTGAGTACTTTGGCCCCGGTACAAGCTCCATCAGCGCCACCGGCAAAGGGACCATGACCAACATGGGGGCCGAGCTGGGCGCCACCACCTCCGTGTTCCCCTATGATGAGCGCATGTCCACTTACCTGCGCGCTACTGGCCGCGATGCCCTTGCCGACCTGGCAGATCAGCACCGGCAGAACCTCCAGGCAGATGAACAGGTGCTGGACAACCCGGAACAGGTCTACGATAAGGTCATTGAGATCGAT encodes the following:
- the pabB gene encoding aminodeoxychorismate synthase component I — translated: MNDPIFLSRSGQIIFRDLQRVITTHQVNLVGSLLKEVEGLVEQGYYAAGFLSFEAAPAFDPAFKVHEAGEFPLLWFGIYAQKETTKPRKDPAQINIAKSPWRPLMSPATYHAAFDVIKSSIREGQTYQVNLTFPLEGTLDGSPQELLYGMFEAQPVDYAAYLDGGANDIISLSPELFWKLDGSRIVSKPMKGTRPRGQHGHEDRELAHELQNSPKEMAENLMIVDMMRNDLGKIAKTGSVKVDKIFELEDFRTVWQMTSTISAEVDVSIPLIMRHLFPPASVTGAPKIKTLELIHTVEPYPRQVYCGTIGWWAPDRQACFNVAIRTLIRERANNSTRYSVGSGITWDSDGEQEYKECLMKAAMLNI